Proteins encoded within one genomic window of Lysinibacillus louembei:
- a CDS encoding sensor domain-containing phosphodiesterase, with product MSYSLDFSIEEANELLQQLHQTQQQFFFSDKELLKLSRQSIKPILEKTCKNIAKLMKCERVEVWLFNEEQTQLTIEMSYDSKGTSPFSNVTLLKHYIPTYFEAIVHKRTLAVDNIAVDPVMEGLRESLSLEYYQFQSMLDASIVLNWGVGGVICCFSEQQRHWTPVHRHVLASVADMFAFIFDRLHRQEAENYIYKLAFTDTLTNLNNEHAFYKKVDQYLAQDELGIFIYMTLDQFTNIRSVLGHEGGEEVLVNFAQRLYCAFPEPAIIARIGFDHFVIYVPLAHKDKPFLNKKITNALKEPMIIKGQEVYITFSYGAAYYPADVDNVKDGLQVAQIALEHARKQKSRKAIGFYQPSMHKSMKENLLSEMNLQKGLDLKQFQLFYQPQVCCKTGEIEGFEALIRWQHPERGLIPPINFINLAESTGLIKLIGEWVIQEAIAQLKKWHAEGKEHLSLSINLSPVHFLSANLPAYLLQCTQSAGIAPQSLILEITENVAIEDRDAARNRMAELRAMGFPISIDDFGTGYSSFAYLQNLPVQQIKIDRQFIRHISKNENSAAIVQTIVQLGKTLNLQTVAEGVETKKEWDLLKQFGCDSIQGFYFSKPLPVNEIDQLLQNAGGSYNENQST from the coding sequence ATGAGTTACTCACTTGATTTTTCAATTGAAGAAGCAAACGAGCTATTACAGCAGCTTCATCAAACTCAGCAGCAATTTTTCTTTTCAGATAAAGAGTTATTAAAGCTATCAAGGCAATCCATTAAGCCTATTTTAGAAAAAACGTGTAAAAATATTGCCAAACTAATGAAATGTGAACGAGTGGAAGTTTGGCTGTTTAATGAGGAGCAAACACAGCTAACAATTGAAATGAGCTATGACAGCAAAGGTACCTCTCCCTTTTCTAATGTCACTCTTTTAAAGCATTATATTCCGACCTATTTTGAGGCAATTGTACATAAACGAACACTGGCTGTAGATAATATTGCAGTAGACCCCGTAATGGAGGGCTTACGTGAAAGCCTCTCGCTTGAATATTATCAATTTCAATCAATGCTCGATGCCTCCATTGTTTTAAATTGGGGCGTAGGTGGTGTCATTTGTTGTTTTTCTGAGCAGCAGCGCCATTGGACACCTGTTCATAGGCATGTACTGGCTTCAGTAGCAGATATGTTTGCTTTTATTTTTGATCGCTTGCACCGTCAAGAGGCAGAAAACTATATATACAAGCTAGCATTTACAGACACGCTGACAAATTTAAATAATGAACATGCATTTTATAAAAAAGTAGACCAATATTTAGCTCAAGATGAGCTCGGCATTTTCATTTATATGACGTTAGATCAATTTACAAATATCCGTAGTGTACTTGGCCATGAAGGTGGAGAAGAAGTGCTAGTAAACTTCGCACAGCGTCTATATTGCGCATTTCCTGAACCAGCAATCATCGCTCGCATTGGCTTCGATCATTTCGTCATATATGTACCGCTTGCGCATAAGGACAAGCCGTTCCTAAATAAAAAAATTACAAATGCCTTAAAAGAACCGATGATTATTAAAGGGCAGGAAGTCTATATAACATTTAGCTATGGCGCTGCTTATTATCCTGCTGATGTAGACAATGTCAAGGACGGCTTGCAGGTCGCGCAAATTGCACTTGAGCATGCACGAAAACAAAAATCTCGTAAAGCAATCGGATTTTATCAACCGTCAATGCACAAATCTATGAAAGAAAATCTTTTATCTGAAATGAACTTACAAAAAGGGCTCGACTTAAAGCAATTTCAATTATTTTATCAGCCGCAAGTGTGCTGTAAAACGGGGGAAATAGAAGGCTTTGAAGCATTGATTAGATGGCAGCACCCAGAGCGTGGGCTTATTCCTCCTATCAATTTTATTAACTTAGCTGAATCAACAGGGCTTATTAAATTAATTGGAGAATGGGTTATTCAAGAAGCGATTGCACAACTCAAAAAATGGCATGCTGAAGGCAAGGAGCATTTAAGCTTGTCCATTAATTTATCACCCGTGCATTTCCTTTCTGCTAACTTGCCTGCATATTTATTACAATGCACACAATCAGCTGGTATAGCACCACAAAGCTTGATATTAGAAATTACAGAAAATGTGGCGATTGAAGACCGCGATGCTGCAAGAAATCGAATGGCTGAGCTAAGAGCAATGGGCTTCCCCATTTCAATTGACGATTTTGGTACAGGCTACTCATCCTTTGCTTATTTGCAAAATCTCCCTGTCCAGCAAATTAAAATTGATCGCCAATTTATACGCCATATAAGCAAAAATGAAAACAGTGCTGCCATTGTCCAAACAATTGTCCAGCTTGGTAAAACATTGAATTTACAAACTGTGGCAGAGGGTGTTGAAACAAAAAAGGAATGGGATTTATTAAAGCAGTTTGGCTGTGATAGCATACAAGGTTTTTATTTCAGCAAGCCACTACCTGTAAATGAAATAGATCAACTTCTTCAAAATGCTGGAGGTTCTTATAATGAAAATCAATCTACCTAA
- the yabQ gene encoding spore cortex biosynthesis protein YabQ, which translates to MTISAQLMSAVIMLASGIFVGCVIDSTRAVWSSLPRRQWVRQCGVMLELIVWIALGFCTFYFLYVTKGGQWRAVDPLFQLAGIFLYDKLFRRFFRFIGRLFVLLFIRPIYWVIYIISRFFLVCWRIFRSIVLFLFTPVMKLYKVMTKYRFKK; encoded by the coding sequence ATGACGATTTCAGCGCAGCTAATGAGTGCTGTCATCATGCTTGCAAGTGGTATATTTGTAGGCTGCGTGATTGACAGTACTCGAGCGGTATGGAGTAGCTTACCAAGGCGACAGTGGGTTCGGCAATGTGGTGTCATGCTAGAGCTTATCGTATGGATTGCGCTTGGATTTTGTACATTTTATTTTTTATATGTGACAAAGGGTGGGCAGTGGCGCGCTGTTGATCCACTATTTCAGCTAGCTGGTATTTTTCTATACGATAAATTGTTCAGGCGCTTTTTCCGATTTATTGGTCGTTTGTTTGTATTGCTTTTTATTCGCCCGATTTATTGGGTTATTTATATTATTAGTCGTTTCTTCCTAGTGTGCTGGCGTATATTTAGATCAATAGTTTTGTTTCTCTTTACCCCTGTCATGAAACTGTATAAAGTAATGACTAAATACCGCTTTAAAAAATAG
- a CDS encoding pentapeptide repeat-containing protein, with product MKINLPKLPSSLTKRDFSTILNEEYPELERCEIIDSSFMNEEVERVRLDQVVLKNCQFNYTNFSHIQLTDVRFENCDLSNVNFSKSSIHRVEFINCKLLGSQFPTSSLGNVKFDNCILHLVTFDSAKLEKVIFNEAVLTNSDFYECKFKGIEYTRCNLNDANFEQTSLKGIDISSSNFETLTISIDSLNGCKVSSSQAVQLASLMGVIIVD from the coding sequence ATGAAAATCAATCTACCTAAACTTCCTTCTTCTTTAACTAAGAGGGATTTCTCAACTATTTTAAATGAGGAGTATCCTGAGCTTGAACGATGTGAAATTATTGATAGCTCCTTTATGAACGAGGAAGTCGAACGGGTTCGACTTGATCAAGTCGTATTAAAAAATTGCCAATTTAATTATACAAATTTCAGCCATATCCAATTAACCGATGTCCGCTTTGAAAATTGCGATTTATCCAACGTAAATTTTAGTAAATCCTCCATTCATCGCGTAGAGTTTATTAACTGTAAGCTATTAGGAAGCCAATTTCCTACATCTTCTTTAGGCAATGTTAAATTCGACAATTGCATTTTACATTTAGTTACATTTGACAGTGCAAAGCTAGAAAAGGTGATATTTAACGAGGCAGTTTTAACAAATTCGGACTTTTATGAGTGCAAATTTAAAGGAATTGAATACACTCGCTGCAATTTGAATGATGCCAATTTCGAGCAAACTTCATTGAAAGGCATCGACATTAGCTCATCGAATTTTGAAACATTGACGATTTCGATTGATAGTTTAAATGGTTGTAAAGTATCATCGTCACAAGCGGTTCAGCTTGCTTCGTTAATGGGGGTTATCATTGTAGATTAA
- a CDS encoding FtsB family cell division protein produces MGQRNHQEPSPNRVRQLDNDYIRSNENNIKSKYSKQQLIRRRRRMLAFLVVAGVVIFSLSSMLMKQYDRLHVKEGQKVEVLADLEQIQEVQDMLKLQIAKLEDDEYIAKLARKEYFMSEEGEIIFTIPKDEQQEKDDE; encoded by the coding sequence ATGGGGCAAAGAAATCATCAAGAACCATCACCTAACAGAGTGAGACAATTAGATAATGATTATATTCGTTCTAATGAAAATAATATAAAAAGCAAATATTCAAAGCAGCAGCTTATTCGTAGACGACGTAGAATGCTCGCTTTTTTAGTTGTAGCAGGTGTAGTGATTTTTAGTTTATCTAGTATGTTGATGAAGCAATATGACCGCCTTCATGTGAAGGAGGGGCAAAAAGTAGAGGTTCTTGCAGATCTTGAGCAAATTCAAGAAGTGCAGGACATGCTCAAGTTGCAAATTGCAAAGCTGGAAGATGATGAGTATATCGCAAAGCTAGCACGTAAAGAATATTTTATGTCTGAGGAAGGTGAAATCATTTTCACAATTCCAAAAGATGAGCAACAAGAAAAGGACGATGAATAA
- the yabP gene encoding sporulation protein YabP, with protein MTLHQESNRYTIPSGEHIVTIRNRKRMDMTSIKAIERFDQEEFFIHTSQGHLLIRGEELRIVHLDVDKGLLTLEGNVKLMQYDEEESAAKGFIHKLFG; from the coding sequence ATGACATTACATCAAGAAAGTAATCGCTATACAATTCCGTCGGGCGAGCATATAGTGACGATTCGCAATCGCAAGCGAATGGACATGACATCAATAAAAGCAATTGAGCGTTTTGATCAGGAGGAATTTTTCATCCATACATCTCAAGGGCATTTGCTCATTCGAGGTGAGGAGCTACGCATCGTGCATTTAGACGTGGACAAGGGTCTCCTTACATTAGAAGGCAACGTGAAGCTTATGCAGTACGATGAAGAAGAAAGTGCAGCAAAAGGCTTTATCCATAAATTATTCGGATGA
- a CDS encoding sodium:potassium antiporter — MTKNFTYLALLCSFSMLLIIGGVLLAKLPVIVQILMISIGLILGIVCFISLIRLLVTQNK; from the coding sequence ATGACTAAAAACTTTACATATTTAGCGTTACTTTGCTCTTTCAGTATGCTATTAATTATCGGCGGCGTTTTGTTAGCAAAATTACCTGTTATCGTACAAATACTTATGATTAGCATCGGCTTAATTTTAGGGATTGTATGCTTCATCTCCCTTATTCGATTGCTAGTAACGCAAAACAAGTAG
- a CDS encoding S1 domain-containing RNA-binding protein, with the protein MSIEVGSKLQGKVTGITNFGAFVELPDGKTGLVHISEVADNYVKDINELLKVGDTVEVKVMNVEADGKIGLSIRKAKPQPERPERPQRPRRDNRSNERNDRQPKETFEQKMARFLKDSDERLTTLKRATESKRGGRGARRG; encoded by the coding sequence ATGTCAATTGAAGTAGGCAGCAAATTACAAGGTAAGGTAACAGGCATCACAAATTTTGGAGCATTCGTTGAGCTGCCAGATGGCAAAACGGGTTTAGTACACATTAGTGAAGTGGCAGACAACTATGTGAAAGACATCAATGAGCTTCTAAAAGTAGGAGATACAGTTGAAGTCAAGGTGATGAATGTTGAAGCTGACGGTAAGATTGGTCTTTCAATCCGCAAAGCGAAGCCTCAACCAGAGCGACCAGAGCGTCCTCAACGTCCACGTCGCGATAATCGATCAAACGAGCGCAACGATCGTCAACCAAAAGAGACTTTCGAGCAAAAAATGGCGCGTTTCTTGAAGGATAGCGATGAGCGTCTTACAACATTAAAACGTGCAACAGAATCAAAACGCGGTGGCCGTGGAGCTAGACGAGGTTAA